From Spirosoma agri, one genomic window encodes:
- a CDS encoding PspC domain-containing protein, with protein MKKTISINISGVIFHIEEDGYDKLRGYLTSVQQYFSTYEDSQEIVTDIENRIAEKLLAKLKAADKQAVSLEDVNELVAAMGTVADFEAVEEEEVLVTSGGRHSAAASGSSQATGNQTGSQNTGDYASQPVGGTYAEPRRLVRDMRRKTLGGVAAGLAHYFNMDVVWVRLIFVLLVAGLPALGGASNGDFFGGLSGFTVIIYIAMWIALPGVTTIEEDKTVKKFFRNPEDKVLGGVASGIAAYFGVDRGIIRLLFVLGIVFFGVGFLLYLVLWIIAPQANTLTEKMEMQGQPITLSNIENSIKQNLNINESPNNESTLTRILLFPFRAIATIIGGLGSALGPLLAGTLTIIRVFAGLLMLVVAFACMVACLAVVGAFIGFESGAHFGSIPINMIRNDITAPMVLSAFLAGFLPSFGLAILGVMLITTRNVLSSRTALTIAGVWLVSLVIFAGTAAPLINSFQRRGTVEETSVLTVPAATPTFAMNDQDNDDWRPSIELKGYEGTTLNLVQQFKAQGSNRTEAQQNAREIKYTYTIKDSTVRFDNALELKPNARFRAQDLDIELMIPYEKPFRMTEDFARFIRNEFGGKEIDRMSSSLWKFTKNDGLVCINYPREKDRDYTSEDNDVTDITDDVQNAVTDELGDDFDHVGDHTRQFNVNNFSKVDVGGAFVVRFRQGTTYKVVADGREKDLEEVNVKVDGNTLNVSIDRNGLFDWSNRKRIGLTITVPSINELKLSGASKASLTGFPNYNDLNIEMSGACRTVFDGSVKKLTLSLSGASNAVLRGHANELEADLNGASKVEATSMGIDKASVDATGASHATLGQVGSLDSETSGASKVTRQ; from the coding sequence ATGAAAAAGACAATAAGTATCAACATAAGTGGGGTCATCTTCCACATTGAAGAGGATGGCTACGACAAGCTCAGGGGCTACCTGACGTCGGTACAGCAGTACTTTTCGACCTATGAAGACAGCCAGGAAATCGTCACGGACATTGAGAACCGGATCGCGGAAAAACTGCTGGCTAAACTCAAAGCCGCCGACAAGCAGGCGGTATCGCTCGAAGACGTGAACGAACTCGTTGCGGCTATGGGGACCGTTGCCGATTTTGAAGCCGTTGAGGAAGAAGAGGTGCTGGTCACCAGCGGTGGTCGCCATTCGGCGGCTGCATCGGGTAGCTCGCAGGCAACGGGCAACCAGACGGGAAGTCAAAACACGGGTGACTACGCATCGCAACCCGTAGGCGGAACGTATGCCGAACCCCGCCGACTCGTTCGGGATATGCGCCGGAAAACGTTGGGTGGGGTGGCCGCTGGCCTGGCCCATTACTTCAACATGGACGTTGTTTGGGTGCGCCTGATATTCGTTCTGCTGGTGGCTGGTTTACCCGCACTAGGTGGCGCGTCGAACGGTGATTTTTTTGGTGGGCTGAGTGGCTTCACGGTCATTATTTACATCGCCATGTGGATTGCTTTACCAGGAGTCACTACGATTGAAGAAGACAAAACGGTTAAAAAGTTCTTCCGAAATCCGGAAGACAAGGTACTCGGTGGTGTAGCCTCAGGAATTGCAGCTTACTTCGGCGTTGATCGGGGTATTATCCGGTTATTGTTTGTGCTGGGGATCGTGTTCTTCGGCGTTGGCTTCCTGCTCTATCTGGTTTTGTGGATCATTGCGCCACAGGCCAATACGCTGACTGAGAAAATGGAAATGCAGGGGCAGCCCATCACGCTCTCGAACATCGAGAATAGCATCAAACAAAACCTGAATATCAACGAGTCGCCCAATAATGAGAGTACGCTGACGCGGATATTGCTCTTCCCCTTCCGGGCAATTGCGACGATCATTGGTGGATTGGGTAGCGCGCTGGGTCCGCTCTTGGCGGGTACGCTGACGATTATCCGGGTCTTTGCTGGTCTGTTGATGCTGGTGGTTGCTTTCGCCTGTATGGTAGCCTGTTTGGCTGTGGTGGGTGCTTTTATCGGGTTTGAATCGGGTGCTCACTTTGGCAGCATACCCATCAACATGATTCGCAATGATATAACGGCTCCCATGGTACTATCGGCCTTCCTGGCTGGTTTCCTGCCCTCCTTTGGCCTGGCTATTTTAGGCGTCATGCTCATCACGACACGCAACGTGTTGAGCAGCCGTACAGCGTTAACGATAGCGGGTGTGTGGCTTGTCAGTCTGGTTATATTTGCCGGAACCGCTGCCCCCCTGATCAATAGCTTCCAGCGCCGGGGAACGGTCGAAGAAACCAGCGTACTGACGGTGCCAGCGGCAACGCCGACCTTCGCCATGAACGATCAGGACAACGACGACTGGCGTCCGTCCATCGAGCTGAAAGGGTACGAAGGTACGACGCTAAATCTGGTGCAACAGTTTAAAGCACAGGGCTCGAACCGGACCGAAGCGCAGCAGAACGCCCGTGAGATCAAATACACCTACACCATTAAAGATTCGACCGTACGCTTCGACAACGCACTTGAACTGAAACCGAATGCGCGTTTCCGGGCGCAGGATCTGGATATCGAATTGATGATTCCGTACGAGAAACCATTCCGGATGACCGAAGATTTCGCCCGCTTTATCCGGAATGAATTTGGTGGAAAAGAAATTGACCGGATGTCGTCGAGCCTCTGGAAGTTTACGAAAAATGATGGGCTGGTCTGTATCAACTACCCACGCGAAAAAGACCGCGACTATACTAGTGAAGACAACGATGTGACCGACATCACCGATGATGTGCAGAACGCCGTAACTGACGAATTGGGCGACGACTTTGACCATGTTGGCGATCATACCCGTCAGTTCAACGTAAACAATTTTTCGAAAGTAGACGTTGGGGGCGCGTTTGTGGTTCGTTTCCGTCAGGGTACTACCTACAAAGTGGTTGCTGATGGTCGCGAAAAAGATCTGGAAGAGGTAAACGTGAAGGTCGATGGGAATACGTTGAACGTATCGATTGACCGTAACGGCCTGTTCGACTGGAGCAACCGCAAACGTATTGGCCTGACCATCACGGTTCCGTCCATCAACGAACTTAAACTGTCGGGGGCCTCGAAAGCCAGTCTGACCGGTTTCCCGAACTACAACGACCTGAATATTGAGATGAGTGGTGCGTGCCGAACGGTGTTCGATGGTTCAGTCAAAAAACTTACCCTCAGCCTGTCCGGTGCATCGAATGCGGTCTTGCGCGGCCACGCCAATGAGCTAGAGGCCGATCTGAATGGAGCCAGTAAGGTAGAAGCCACCAGCATGGGTATCGACAAAGCGTCGGTTGATGCAACGGGAGCCAGTCACGCAACACTAGGTCAGGTGGGTTCGCTCGATTCCGAAACATCGGGAGCCAGCAAAGTGACTCGCCAGTAA
- a CDS encoding acyltransferase family protein codes for MVARNPNQGNTVPRYIPALTGLRAVAAYLVFVHHYNPVADDGWLHRLVAQGYAGVTIFFALSGFLIYHRYANAYLDTTNWSWRAYYQNRFARIFPVYILVLALTIGVAIWRGQSVSWFEVGVNLTLIKGFFEPYKFSGLAQSWSLTVEECFYLTAPWLFVVLRRWGPIWLTAFLVSAGLFLWLVVGGLHWHGLFGSVPFVLFYTFFGRSFDFIVGMWLAWQWHSGRLTGVRYTTIYGLVLVAVCVGWQTWITGQASSSTTLVWSEFIAYNLGLSVGIGFFVHGLLCEPSRLKRVLAQPIALALGQSSYAFYLIHIGVISKLIQQKLTGTNLGFLFMCLIALAYGLYRWVEKPLQQRFRAG; via the coding sequence ATGGTTGCGCGAAATCCGAATCAGGGCAATACTGTTCCCCGTTATATTCCCGCGTTGACGGGACTACGAGCGGTAGCGGCTTATCTGGTTTTCGTGCATCACTACAACCCAGTTGCAGACGATGGCTGGTTACATAGACTGGTAGCGCAGGGGTACGCAGGTGTCACGATTTTCTTTGCTCTCAGTGGCTTTCTGATCTATCACCGATACGCTAATGCTTACCTTGATACGACAAACTGGTCATGGCGAGCATATTACCAGAACCGGTTTGCCCGAATTTTTCCAGTATACATACTGGTACTGGCCTTAACGATTGGTGTTGCGATCTGGCGCGGTCAATCGGTGAGTTGGTTTGAGGTTGGCGTTAACCTGACATTGATCAAAGGTTTTTTCGAGCCGTACAAATTCAGTGGCCTTGCCCAAAGCTGGAGCCTGACCGTCGAGGAATGTTTCTACTTAACAGCGCCCTGGTTGTTCGTCGTTCTCCGCCGTTGGGGACCGATATGGCTCACGGCTTTTCTGGTCAGCGCCGGTCTCTTTTTGTGGCTGGTCGTCGGCGGACTACACTGGCATGGTTTGTTCGGGAGCGTGCCTTTTGTGCTTTTTTACACGTTTTTCGGGCGCTCTTTCGATTTCATCGTTGGTATGTGGCTTGCCTGGCAGTGGCATTCCGGCAGGTTAACGGGCGTACGCTATACGACCATATATGGTCTCGTGCTAGTAGCGGTCTGTGTAGGTTGGCAAACCTGGATAACGGGTCAGGCCAGCAGCTCGACCACACTCGTATGGAGCGAATTTATTGCCTATAACCTTGGCCTATCCGTTGGTATTGGCTTCTTCGTGCATGGGCTGCTCTGCGAACCATCTCGTTTAAAACGAGTTTTAGCCCAACCCATAGCACTCGCTTTAGGCCAAAGTTCCTACGCGTTTTACCTGATTCACATTGGCGTCATCAGCAAACTCATTCAGCAAAAATTGACCGGTACAAACCTAGGATTCCTGTTTATGTGTTTAATAGCCCTTGCTTACGGTTTGTACCGCTGGGTGGAGAAACCCCTGCAACAGCGCTTTAGAGCGGGGTAA
- a CDS encoding AI-2E family transporter translates to MATIYTPQQQRVLLITSLLIIAGFIIVGLSGYASAFLGAGILYVVLRPWFTALAIKRKWNRPLVATLLIIFSLVVIILPFLTLSLMLIGRIQYYSQHTDDILSLVKKAEDLTGYKITSQQNIRTIAQQGAGYASRLLPSIAGGALDFIVILGLMFFTMYFMYVEQESFQKGLQKYLPFKRDTQRELGDSLKNNVNANVLGQALVSLVQGILTGATLWFFNVPDAPFWGVVAFFMAFIPLLGTPLVWGPAGLIKLSQGDTGDGAGILLVGIIVIINIDNLLRIMLAKRMGDIHPLITLTGIVLGVPIFGILGLVIGPLLLSYFIVLIQVFERQNKQQEAEIAEDKERLEMAAQQAAAKR, encoded by the coding sequence ATGGCTACAATCTATACGCCCCAGCAACAGCGAGTTTTACTTATCACCAGTCTGCTCATCATTGCAGGCTTCATTATAGTGGGATTGAGTGGATATGCCTCCGCTTTTCTGGGCGCAGGCATTCTTTATGTTGTCTTACGTCCATGGTTTACGGCACTCGCTATCAAGCGTAAATGGAACCGCCCTCTGGTGGCTACGCTGCTGATCATATTCTCACTGGTCGTCATCATCCTGCCTTTTCTGACCCTGAGTCTCATGCTTATCGGGCGGATTCAATACTACAGCCAGCACACGGACGACATTCTGTCGCTGGTGAAGAAAGCGGAGGATCTGACCGGGTATAAGATTACGAGTCAGCAAAACATCCGAACCATTGCTCAACAGGGAGCGGGTTACGCGAGTCGATTATTGCCATCCATTGCGGGCGGTGCCTTGGACTTTATCGTCATTCTCGGTCTAATGTTCTTCACCATGTATTTCATGTATGTGGAACAGGAGTCTTTCCAGAAAGGCTTGCAAAAATACTTACCGTTCAAACGCGACACCCAGCGCGAATTGGGCGATTCCCTCAAAAACAACGTGAATGCCAACGTACTCGGTCAGGCGCTGGTTTCGCTGGTGCAAGGCATATTAACGGGCGCGACTCTTTGGTTTTTCAACGTTCCGGATGCGCCGTTCTGGGGTGTTGTTGCCTTCTTTATGGCTTTTATTCCACTTCTTGGAACACCGCTGGTTTGGGGACCTGCCGGACTGATCAAATTATCGCAGGGTGACACAGGTGACGGTGCGGGCATTCTGTTGGTCGGCATTATCGTGATCATCAACATCGATAATTTACTCCGCATCATGCTGGCCAAACGTATGGGCGATATTCACCCGCTTATTACGCTGACAGGTATTGTACTCGGCGTTCCCATTTTTGGTATTCTGGGGTTGGTTATCGGGCCGTTACTCCTCTCCTACTTTATCGTGTTGATTCAGGTTTTTGAGCGGCAGAACAAGCAACAGGAGGCCGAAATTGCAGAAGACAAGGAACGGCTGGAAATGGCAGCGCAGCAGGCAGCGGCCAAACGATGA
- a CDS encoding thiamine diphosphokinase, with protein sequence MSSHHVVREKQEPALLIANGEACQPDLLGQLLEWSPTVVVLDSAIWRVLELGIKIDVLLGDFDRDMDLDQVRSQQYPIDIVHTPDQDKTDLDKGIEYLIERGYPAVNIVWATGRRADHSLTNMTNIVRYKDRIRIVMIDDHSRIFPLVGRFEKWYAAGTPISLIPVGTVTGFTSEGLTYNLQDATLTLGYRTSSSNEAAVDGFVRVEAQTGDLLIMECWD encoded by the coding sequence ATGTCCTCACATCACGTTGTCCGCGAAAAACAAGAGCCTGCTCTACTAATTGCCAATGGCGAAGCCTGCCAGCCCGACCTATTGGGGCAATTGCTGGAGTGGAGCCCGACGGTAGTTGTGCTCGACAGTGCGATCTGGCGGGTGCTGGAACTGGGTATTAAAATCGACGTGCTGCTCGGCGATTTTGACCGCGATATGGACCTTGATCAGGTTCGGTCGCAGCAATACCCGATCGACATCGTCCATACGCCGGACCAGGACAAAACGGACCTCGATAAAGGTATTGAGTACCTCATTGAACGCGGTTATCCGGCTGTCAATATTGTCTGGGCAACGGGTCGCCGGGCTGATCATAGCCTGACGAATATGACAAATATCGTGCGCTACAAGGACCGGATTCGTATCGTCATGATCGATGATCACTCCCGAATATTTCCACTGGTTGGCCGGTTTGAGAAGTGGTACGCAGCCGGAACCCCCATTTCGCTGATCCCGGTCGGAACGGTAACGGGTTTCACATCTGAAGGGTTAACCTACAACCTTCAGGACGCTACGTTGACGCTTGGTTACCGGACCAGCAGCAGTAACGAAGCGGCTGTCGATGGGTTCGTTCGTGTCGAAGCGCAAACCGGCGATTTGCTCATTATGGAATGCTGGGATTAG
- the porU2 gene encoding putative type IX secretion system sortase PorU2: MHNYWLCGLCSLIFSHLSLAQRPVAGNEWIRYDQTYFKLPIAQRNVYRVTMADLQQAGVPVQTINPKTLQLFHRGIEQAIYVDGEADNRFDTTDFVEFYGRGNDGAQDSLLYRPISAQPHKYYSLFNDTTAYFLTWRLDGKPGKRMDTYTDTDLTRLTPDPYHWAEDIRVFTDTYPGWAAGIPPKVEYSYFEAGEGYTGIVQQKGKFYDNTFTTTNAFRAGPSPQLAVLLVGRDYINHTVQCHVGSSTASRRLLDSLRFQRYDNTLLLSELRWSDVGEDGQFVVSTVSLGEQFTADPYSVSYIRLRYPQRFVGNGLPLQTFQLTANTAGRSLVTIESVPAASQFWDISDPTAPIRMGSTTSSGYSVSLVVRDTESSRTLLRCSEPIRVSRISPVTFTNWSGRRPTYVIISHESLMKPASGQPDAVQAYAAYRASIAGGQHDTLTTTVQQLFDQFSYGERHPLAIRRFADQLLRQSSGAVNRPRFLLLIGQGRSTPGVRRNPNQATIDLVPTAGFPGSDVVFTAGLDGKPQDVPAIPTGRLNATKPQQVIDYLNKVREFEALPATQPWRKKLLHLSGGYTTNEAILFHALLKGYEKQAAAESLGAHVITVAKQTDSPVETINVARQVNEGVGLMTFFGHSSLDVTDLDIGFCSNDALGYANKGQYPLMLINGCASGNIFYSQPTFSADWLLTPNRGAIAVIANSHLGYVDVLDRYSRHFYDLLADSTFLTKPIGEIQQETIRRTLVQTPDGFDLSNTQQMVLQGDPAIRIFPFDTPDYAMAAGGITIRDSKNQALSTLSDSVRVTMVVENQGQYRKELISVRISRQVNGRQSGVYTLTLPHAVAFRDTFTLSLPNDHYAIGLNQFDVTLNPTNSIHERNRTNNQVSIEWMVTGPGIALIYPPVSDTINSRTVRLTAQSFARDVRSFELELDTTTRFDSPNRLSQRIRAETTISYPATLTAQSGTRYYWRVRESDIAPNEWVTGSFTFDSTSTMQGLPEGQIQLGAALPADRQQGDVVAIPILFTNLSAYAFTDSLTVQQSIYTAKFTQSLTTQWRIKAPAPGDTTRFITHIPTENLAGTNRLILTVNPRILPEYSFINNTVDLPIQVRPDPVGPLLEVAIDGNRIDDGAPVSARPTIDVLVADDNRSLIRRDTVGIDMFLQRPGNDNLFERLSWRNATSQPAGADTIFRIRYASPLLTEGLYQLRVTARDAVGNAAAPYQISFRVINERELTDFTIYPNPFRDRVTFAFRLTGDKAPDAITLTITDLNGHVLRQLTANPANFSSRIGLNEWHWDGCTDSGEPVPAGLYFHHFMIHEAGQDWPLADTVRNKLRGRLILIR, translated from the coding sequence ATGCATAACTATTGGCTTTGCGGTCTTTGTAGCCTGATTTTCAGTCACCTGTCCTTGGCGCAGCGTCCGGTGGCGGGGAACGAGTGGATTCGCTACGACCAGACGTATTTCAAGTTACCGATTGCCCAACGTAATGTGTATCGGGTCACCATGGCTGACCTACAGCAGGCAGGCGTTCCCGTTCAGACGATCAATCCGAAGACGTTACAACTCTTCCATCGCGGTATTGAACAGGCGATTTACGTAGACGGCGAAGCGGATAACCGATTCGATACAACTGATTTCGTGGAATTCTACGGTCGTGGCAACGATGGCGCGCAGGATTCATTACTCTACCGACCCATCAGTGCCCAGCCCCACAAGTACTACAGCCTTTTCAACGACACAACGGCCTATTTTCTGACCTGGCGGCTCGACGGTAAGCCCGGAAAACGAATGGATACCTACACTGATACCGATCTTACGCGGTTGACACCCGACCCCTATCACTGGGCAGAAGACATACGCGTATTTACCGACACCTATCCGGGCTGGGCAGCGGGCATTCCTCCCAAGGTTGAGTACAGCTATTTTGAAGCGGGTGAAGGCTATACGGGCATTGTCCAGCAGAAAGGTAAATTCTACGATAATACGTTTACCACGACGAATGCTTTTCGCGCTGGGCCATCACCGCAACTGGCGGTCTTGCTGGTCGGTCGCGACTACATCAATCATACGGTTCAATGCCACGTTGGGTCCTCTACGGCGTCACGACGTTTACTCGATTCACTGCGTTTTCAACGCTATGACAATACCCTCCTGCTCAGCGAGTTACGCTGGTCTGACGTTGGCGAAGATGGGCAATTCGTGGTTTCGACCGTCTCGTTGGGTGAACAGTTTACAGCCGATCCGTATTCTGTATCCTACATTCGGTTGCGTTATCCCCAGCGTTTCGTGGGCAACGGACTGCCTCTGCAAACCTTTCAACTTACGGCAAATACAGCTGGCCGTTCGCTGGTAACCATTGAAAGTGTGCCTGCTGCTTCCCAATTCTGGGACATTTCAGATCCTACGGCTCCAATTCGAATGGGCAGTACCACCTCGTCCGGATATTCCGTCAGTCTGGTTGTGCGTGATACAGAGAGCAGTCGTACGCTGCTCCGTTGCAGCGAACCCATACGAGTTTCCCGCATCTCGCCCGTAACGTTTACGAACTGGTCAGGTCGCCGGCCAACGTACGTCATTATCAGCCACGAATCCCTGATGAAACCGGCCAGTGGGCAACCCGATGCAGTACAAGCCTATGCTGCCTACCGAGCATCCATCGCTGGTGGTCAGCATGATACACTCACAACAACCGTCCAGCAGCTCTTCGATCAGTTCAGCTACGGCGAACGCCATCCACTCGCCATTCGGCGGTTTGCCGATCAGCTGCTTCGGCAGAGTAGTGGCGCGGTCAACCGACCCCGTTTCTTGCTGCTCATTGGCCAGGGTCGCAGCACACCCGGCGTACGGCGTAACCCCAATCAGGCGACAATCGATCTGGTCCCCACGGCGGGGTTTCCCGGCTCCGATGTTGTGTTTACGGCTGGTTTGGATGGGAAACCGCAGGATGTACCGGCGATTCCGACGGGCCGGCTCAATGCGACAAAACCACAGCAGGTCATCGATTATCTGAATAAGGTCAGGGAGTTTGAAGCACTACCGGCAACCCAGCCGTGGCGCAAAAAACTACTGCACCTGAGCGGTGGCTATACGACGAACGAAGCGATTTTATTTCACGCATTGCTAAAGGGATACGAAAAACAAGCCGCAGCCGAATCGCTGGGGGCGCACGTAATAACCGTTGCCAAGCAAACCGATAGTCCGGTTGAGACGATCAACGTCGCCAGACAAGTCAATGAGGGGGTGGGGCTTATGACATTTTTCGGCCATTCGAGCCTCGATGTAACGGATTTGGATATTGGCTTTTGCTCAAACGACGCATTGGGCTACGCGAATAAAGGCCAGTATCCACTCATGCTAATCAATGGCTGCGCCAGCGGGAACATCTTTTACAGTCAGCCAACCTTTAGTGCCGACTGGCTACTAACGCCCAACCGGGGCGCTATTGCTGTTATTGCCAACAGCCACTTGGGGTATGTTGATGTGCTGGATCGATACAGCCGCCATTTCTACGACTTACTAGCCGACAGCACGTTTCTGACAAAGCCGATTGGCGAGATCCAGCAGGAAACCATCCGGCGCACCCTGGTACAGACACCCGATGGCTTCGATTTATCAAACACGCAACAGATGGTTTTACAGGGCGACCCGGCCATTCGGATCTTCCCGTTCGACACGCCCGATTACGCTATGGCAGCCGGTGGGATCACCATTCGTGATTCGAAAAATCAGGCCCTCTCGACACTGAGCGACTCGGTACGGGTAACGATGGTAGTCGAAAATCAGGGGCAATACCGGAAAGAGTTAATTTCTGTTCGCATCAGCAGACAAGTCAATGGCCGCCAATCGGGTGTGTATACCCTAACCTTACCACACGCGGTTGCCTTTCGCGACACGTTCACGCTAAGTCTGCCCAACGACCATTACGCGATTGGCCTGAATCAGTTCGACGTTACGCTCAACCCGACGAATAGTATACACGAACGCAATCGGACTAATAATCAGGTCAGTATAGAATGGATGGTTACCGGCCCAGGTATCGCGCTGATTTATCCGCCGGTCTCCGACACGATCAACTCGCGCACCGTCCGACTAACTGCTCAGTCTTTTGCTCGTGACGTACGCTCCTTTGAGCTGGAACTGGACACGACAACCCGGTTCGACAGTCCCAACCGACTCAGCCAGCGCATCAGGGCTGAAACCACGATTAGCTACCCGGCTACACTGACCGCTCAGTCCGGAACAAGGTATTATTGGCGAGTCCGGGAGTCAGACATCGCGCCGAACGAATGGGTAACCGGTTCCTTTACGTTTGACTCCACCAGCACTATGCAGGGTTTGCCCGAAGGTCAGATTCAACTGGGCGCGGCCTTACCAGCCGATCGTCAACAGGGTGATGTGGTTGCGATACCTATACTGTTCACCAATCTAAGCGCCTACGCCTTCACCGACTCGCTAACCGTACAACAATCCATCTATACAGCAAAATTTACCCAGTCGCTCACCACCCAATGGCGGATAAAAGCCCCCGCTCCTGGTGACACGACGCGTTTCATCACCCACATTCCGACCGAAAATCTGGCAGGCACGAACCGACTCATTCTGACGGTAAACCCACGAATCTTACCGGAATATTCCTTTATCAATAACACCGTTGACCTGCCGATACAGGTACGACCGGATCCGGTTGGGCCGCTACTGGAAGTCGCCATCGATGGCAACCGAATTGACGATGGTGCACCCGTATCTGCGCGACCGACCATTGACGTGTTGGTAGCCGATGACAACCGCTCCCTAATCCGGCGCGATACGGTGGGAATAGATATGTTTTTGCAACGGCCCGGAAACGATAATCTGTTCGAACGACTTAGCTGGCGCAATGCGACGAGTCAACCCGCCGGAGCCGATACTATTTTTCGGATTCGCTATGCATCACCGCTATTGACCGAGGGCCTTTATCAGCTGCGCGTCACCGCCCGCGACGCGGTAGGCAATGCCGCAGCCCCGTATCAGATCAGTTTTCGGGTGATCAACGAGCGGGAACTAACAGACTTTACGATCTATCCAAATCCGTTTCGCGATCGGGTGACGTTTGCATTTCGCCTGACGGGCGACAAAGCACCCGACGCGATTACACTGACAATCACAGACCTGAATGGGCATGTACTACGTCAGTTGACCGCGAATCCGGCAAATTTTTCTAGCCGCATCGGTCTGAACGAATGGCACTGGGATGGCTGTACCGATTCGGGCGAACCAGTCCCGGCCGGGTTGTATTTCCACCATTTCATGATTCATGAAGCTGGACAAGATTGGCCCCTTGCCGACACGGTACGGAACAAACTTCGCGGTCGTCTGATTCTTATCCGTTGA
- a CDS encoding PadR family transcriptional regulator yields MNIENAQVQMRKGILEFCILHIISRGEVYASDMLDELTSARIMVVEGTLYPLLTRLKNAGLLDYKWVESTSGPPRKYYILTDLGRDSLGSLNDTWQELAESVNSIVGKTDQHKKPANGNAAPMTNASDPITPSTNA; encoded by the coding sequence ATGAATATTGAAAATGCTCAGGTGCAGATGCGAAAGGGAATTTTGGAATTCTGCATACTGCACATCATATCGAGGGGCGAAGTGTATGCCTCCGATATGCTCGATGAACTGACGTCTGCGCGAATCATGGTGGTGGAAGGTACCCTTTATCCACTGCTGACTCGACTCAAAAATGCGGGCTTGCTCGACTACAAATGGGTAGAATCAACGTCAGGGCCACCGCGAAAATATTACATTCTGACCGATCTGGGCCGTGATTCGCTTGGGTCGCTTAACGATACCTGGCAGGAACTTGCCGAATCCGTGAACTCCATCGTTGGCAAGACTGATCAGCACAAGAAACCGGCCAACGGCAATGCCGCACCCATGACGAATGCGTCCGATCCCATCACTCCTTCAACCAACGCTTAA